From the genome of Pseudomonadota bacterium, one region includes:
- the hisC gene encoding histidinol-phosphate transaminase has translation MRPYVPGEQPAAGARVIKLNTNENPYPPSPRVAEAIAAELAADGAAGAPGARLRLYSDPAATTLRAVAAEQAGLPIECVLHGNGSDELLAMLVRSCVGEGDAVAYPHPTYVLYETLARAQGARLAVYDSPRDFALPAALFGTEAKLVFVASPNSPSGIRYANEQLARLARGLPEALVVIDEAYAPFADGDALALVGTLPNLVVLRTLSKSHSLAGMRVGLLYGPAEILQGVAKVKDSYNLDRLAIVAGTASLSDSAWTAGNVGRVRAERERLSRGLIALGLEVLPSEANFVFARFPSAGAAAAAYRFLREQGILVRYFPTRLLDDGLRITVGTEPEVDAVLAALRGRPAEP, from the coding sequence ATGCGGCCCTATGTTCCCGGCGAGCAGCCTGCCGCCGGCGCAAGGGTAATCAAGCTCAATACCAACGAGAACCCCTATCCGCCGAGCCCGCGGGTGGCGGAGGCGATCGCCGCCGAGCTGGCCGCAGACGGCGCTGCAGGCGCGCCCGGTGCGCGCCTGCGTCTCTACAGCGACCCGGCGGCCACGACCTTGCGCGCGGTGGCTGCCGAGCAGGCCGGCCTGCCGATCGAATGCGTGCTGCATGGCAACGGCTCCGACGAGCTGCTGGCGATGCTCGTGCGCAGCTGTGTCGGCGAGGGCGACGCGGTCGCCTACCCGCACCCGACCTACGTGCTCTATGAGACCCTGGCGCGGGCCCAGGGGGCGCGACTGGCGGTCTACGATTCGCCGCGCGACTTTGCGCTGCCCGCCGCGCTCTTCGGCACCGAGGCGAAGCTGGTCTTCGTCGCCAGCCCGAATTCGCCCTCGGGCATCCGTTACGCCAACGAGCAGCTCGCGCGCCTGGCGCGCGGCTTACCCGAGGCGCTCGTCGTGATCGACGAGGCCTACGCTCCCTTCGCCGATGGTGACGCGTTGGCCCTGGTCGGCACGCTGCCCAACCTCGTGGTGCTGCGCACCTTGTCGAAGAGCCACAGCCTGGCGGGCATGCGCGTGGGGCTGCTCTACGGGCCAGCGGAAATCCTGCAGGGCGTGGCGAAGGTCAAGGATAGCTACAACCTCGACCGCCTGGCGATCGTCGCCGGGACCGCCAGCCTCAGCGATAGCGCCTGGACGGCGGGTAACGTGGGGCGCGTGCGTGCCGAGCGCGAGCGCCTCTCGCGCGGGCTGATCGCGCTGGGGCTCGAGGTGCTGCCGAGCGAGGCGAACTTCGTCTTCGCGCGCTTTCCCAGCGCGGGCGCTGCCGCCGCGGCCTATCGCTTCCTGCGTGAGCAGGGCATCCTCGTGCGGTATTTTCCGACGCGCTTGCTCGATGACGGGCTGCGCATCACCGTCGGTACGGAACCCGAGGTCGACGCGGTCCTGGCTGCGCTTCGAGGGCGCCCGGCCGAGCCCTGA
- a CDS encoding methyltransferase domain-containing protein, whose translation MTGASVQPLAQLTGFCRSMSPRIRHHVNPLKAPALAPRHELRLAEGAEVEVELGCGDGFFLVRRALQHPTRHFVGLDIRADILERGRRVARRLGLSNLALEASNFLVDLPRLFPPERVLRFWINFPDPLFKRRQRNRRWLGPATTDALVIALRPGGLLLHQSDVWEPTLEALGLFETHPLLCNTAGEFSFARERLAEERTSRELACERRGLKIWRLGFERRATPGW comes from the coding sequence GTCGCCACGCATTCGTCACCATGTCAATCCGCTGAAGGCGCCGGCCCTGGCGCCGAGGCACGAGCTGCGCCTGGCGGAAGGGGCCGAGGTCGAGGTCGAGCTCGGCTGCGGTGACGGCTTCTTCCTCGTACGGCGCGCCCTGCAGCACCCCACGCGCCACTTCGTTGGGCTGGACATCCGCGCGGACATATTAGAGCGCGGCCGCCGGGTCGCTCGCCGGCTCGGCCTGAGCAATCTCGCGCTCGAGGCGAGCAACTTCCTCGTCGACCTGCCGCGCCTCTTTCCGCCAGAACGCGTGCTGCGCTTCTGGATCAACTTTCCCGACCCGCTCTTCAAGCGGCGGCAGCGTAACCGGCGCTGGCTCGGCCCCGCCACGACTGACGCGCTGGTCATTGCGCTACGACCGGGCGGGCTGCTGCTTCACCAATCGGATGTGTGGGAACCGACGCTCGAGGCGTTGGGGCTCTTCGAAACCCATCCGCTACTCTGCAACACCGCGGGCGAGTTCTCGTTCGCGCGCGAGCGCCTGGCCGAGGAGCGCACCTCCCGCGAGCTGGCCTGCGAGCGACGCGGCTTGAAGATCTGGCGGCTCGGCTTCGAACGACGGGCCACGCCAGGCTGGTAG